The following proteins are co-located in the Campylobacter concisus genome:
- the ftsZ gene encoding cell division protein FtsZ: protein MSSFTVEENKSIYGAKIKVVGVGGGGGNMVNHIIRVNPNLNIDLIVANTDAKALENSLAHTKIQLGEKTTKGLGAGMRPEIGKAAAEESYDEVKSALETSDIVFIGTGLGGGTGTGAAPVVAQAAKDIGALTVAVVTMPFMFEGKKRRKLADCGLEELRKESDSIVVIPNDKLLTLIDKNAGIKESFEMVDEVLARAVNGMSTIVLDSGKSDINLDFADVRTIMSHRGLALMGVGEASGEDAAQEAIKNAIQSPLLDNMTINGAFGILVHFRISPSCPLADINNAMSIIHEAADEDAEIIFGTTTDDKIEDNKVEVTIIATGFQSSQKEAEKKDEVQTSNASDIIKKERILRLKKVSGGYDEDYMSQLDVPSFMRHQMD, encoded by the coding sequence ATGAGTAGCTTCACAGTAGAAGAAAATAAAAGCATCTATGGTGCAAAGATAAAGGTCGTAGGTGTAGGTGGAGGTGGTGGCAATATGGTCAACCACATAATAAGAGTTAATCCAAATTTAAATATAGATCTTATTGTTGCCAATACAGATGCTAAGGCCCTTGAAAATTCTCTTGCACATACGAAAATTCAACTAGGTGAGAAAACAACAAAAGGTCTAGGTGCAGGCATGAGACCTGAAATAGGAAAAGCTGCTGCTGAAGAGAGCTATGATGAAGTAAAAAGTGCACTTGAGACATCAGATATAGTTTTCATTGGTACAGGGCTTGGTGGTGGGACTGGCACAGGTGCAGCTCCAGTAGTTGCTCAAGCTGCAAAAGATATTGGTGCACTAACAGTTGCAGTTGTTACTATGCCTTTTATGTTTGAAGGAAAAAAACGTAGAAAATTGGCTGATTGTGGCCTTGAAGAGCTCAGGAAAGAAAGCGATTCTATTGTTGTCATTCCAAACGATAAGCTCTTAACATTAATTGATAAAAATGCTGGTATAAAAGAAAGCTTTGAAATGGTCGATGAAGTACTTGCAAGAGCCGTTAATGGTATGAGTACGATCGTGCTTGATTCAGGAAAAAGCGACATAAACCTAGACTTTGCAGATGTTAGAACGATTATGAGCCATAGAGGACTAGCTTTAATGGGTGTTGGCGAAGCAAGTGGCGAAGATGCAGCGCAAGAAGCTATAAAAAATGCTATACAATCACCACTTCTTGATAATATGACAATAAATGGCGCATTTGGTATTTTGGTTCATTTTAGGATAAGCCCTAGTTGCCCACTAGCTGATATCAATAATGCGATGAGTATTATTCATGAGGCAGCAGATGAAGATGCTGAAATTATATTTGGTACAACAACTGATGATAAAATAGAAGACAATAAAGTTGAAGTTACAATAATAGCAACAGGTTTTCAAAGCTCACAAAAAGAAGCTGAAAAAAAAGATGAAGTACAAACTTCTAATGCAAGCGATATCATAAAAAAAGAGCGTATATTAAGACTTAAAAAAGTTAGTGGTGGATATGACGAAGACTATATGTCACAGCTTGATGTACCATCATTTATGCGCCATCAAATGGACTAA
- a CDS encoding metal-sulfur cluster assembly factor: MKEKIYNALSNIVDPEVGFDIVSLGLIYDASCDENGKAKVTMTLSTKSCPLHEMILGWVETAVLDIEGVKECEIDLVWEPEWNIQMASDFVKAQLGV; this comes from the coding sequence ATGAAAGAAAAAATTTATAACGCACTGTCAAATATCGTTGATCCAGAAGTTGGCTTTGATATCGTTTCGCTTGGGCTTATATATGATGCTAGCTGCGATGAAAATGGCAAAGCAAAAGTTACTATGACGCTTTCAACCAAATCTTGCCCGCTACATGAAATGATACTTGGCTGGGTAGAGACTGCTGTACTTGATATAGAAGGTGTCAAAGAGTGTGAGATTGATCTTGTCTGGGAGCCTGAGTGGAATATACAAATGGCAAGCGATTTTGTAAAAGCACAACTTGGAGTTTAA
- a CDS encoding peptidase M50, with amino-acid sequence MLLNTYAPPFKLVGGYFIVGIFFLALSVPAFFYADFDAISSLNTAGFLHIFFVGFVMSIIIGALYQLTSVILEKPFFTAKGAILNLAIFCLSLLGMCYGMLFAEAKILQISGVLLFCSLAFFAMTYALSFMDNEKRSFAAFALFVSAIFLIIGITLGFCLLMILGGTLMLDFEMTLKFHVYFVLGFVFLVILGAASVLLPMFALAHDLKFALSKASLACYILGGILLAFNENLSILSICVAALLFIAQALYILKKRVRKAYDYWNVNIVLSLVALLGAAVFIALDKLNLAAYFLIYGFLFAFIVAHLYKIAPFLIWYHYVAPFVGKVKVPLLDAMILKKIAYFGIAFNTVSLLCYLLSTCFELEILVQAGMIFIALSIVLLSINIINIFRFTGFKG; translated from the coding sequence ATGCTTTTAAATACTTACGCACCACCATTTAAGTTAGTCGGTGGATATTTTATTGTTGGAATTTTCTTTTTAGCATTAAGTGTGCCGGCGTTCTTTTATGCAGATTTTGATGCTATCAGCTCACTAAATACAGCTGGTTTTTTGCATATATTTTTTGTTGGCTTTGTTATGAGCATTATCATCGGAGCGCTCTATCAGCTAACCTCAGTCATCTTAGAAAAGCCGTTTTTTACTGCAAAAGGTGCTATTTTAAATTTGGCTATTTTTTGTCTATCATTGTTGGGCATGTGCTACGGGATGTTATTTGCTGAGGCTAAAATTTTACAAATTAGTGGAGTTTTGCTTTTTTGCTCGCTCGCTTTTTTTGCTATGACTTATGCATTAAGCTTTATGGATAATGAAAAAAGGAGCTTTGCAGCCTTTGCACTTTTTGTTTCAGCTATCTTTTTGATAATTGGAATAACGCTTGGTTTTTGCTTGCTTATGATACTTGGCGGTACGTTGATGCTTGATTTTGAGATGACACTAAAATTTCACGTTTATTTTGTACTGGGATTTGTGTTTCTTGTGATACTTGGAGCTGCTAGCGTACTCCTACCTATGTTTGCATTGGCTCACGATCTAAAATTTGCACTTAGTAAAGCCTCACTAGCATGCTATATTTTGGGTGGTATCTTACTAGCTTTTAATGAAAATTTGTCTATTTTGTCAATATGTGTGGCGGCTTTACTTTTTATAGCTCAAGCACTTTATATTTTAAAAAAGCGCGTTAGAAAGGCGTATGATTACTGGAATGTAAATATCGTGCTTTCATTGGTGGCTTTACTTGGTGCTGCTGTTTTTATAGCTTTAGACAAATTAAATTTAGCTGCATATTTTTTAATATATGGCTTTTTGTTTGCTTTTATCGTAGCTCATCTTTACAAGATCGCACCATTTCTTATATGGTATCACTATGTAGCACCTTTTGTAGGAAAGGTAAAAGTGCCACTTCTTGATGCCATGATACTAAAAAAGATAGCTTATTTTGGTATAGCTTTTAATACCGTCTCACTTCTTTGCTATCTTCTCTCAACTTGCTTTGAACTAGAAATTTTAGTGCAAGCTGGTATGATTTTTATAGCTCTTAGTATAGTTTTACTATCGATAAATATAATAAATATTTTTAGATTTACTGGTTTTAAAGGATAA
- the ftsA gene encoding cell division protein FtsA, producing MSTKILGIDIGSFQICAVIAQHDENGIKIIGIGTEKTQGIRKGVITNIEQAAKSIKNALIEAQRVAGTRYEKVIVSISGAYTKSVDSSGVVNIPNHEIGIKEIERAMQMADHTADIPHEYEKLHVLPYNFKVDGQEHIEDPIGMNGSRLEVQTHIVTVQKSSISNLRKAVNLAGVQLDNIVLSGYASAIATLTKDEKELGAALVDMGGATCNLVVHSGNSIRYNEFLPVGSANITNDLSMALHTPLPKAEDIKLGYGALINKSVDLIELPILGDETKSHEVSLDIISNVIYARAEETLMVLAKMLEDSGYKDSIGAGIILTGGMTKLEGIRDLASAIFDKMPVRIAKPKEMDGLFEILRDPANSCAIGLCLYGAGNFSPYEIDSEKKMRYQGEIASKPKANFRNVFVEEENVQNFGQETQDPNEKEDSFSDKDFELEIANKSKNKEELANIADISKQEKKPNAFAKFWYSITQLF from the coding sequence TTGAGTACAAAAATTTTAGGTATAGATATCGGCTCTTTCCAGATTTGTGCAGTAATAGCACAACATGATGAAAATGGTATTAAGATAATTGGAATTGGAACTGAAAAAACGCAGGGAATAAGAAAAGGTGTTATAACTAATATTGAGCAAGCTGCAAAGTCAATAAAAAATGCATTAATAGAAGCACAAAGAGTTGCAGGAACACGCTATGAAAAGGTCATAGTTTCTATTTCTGGTGCGTATACAAAAAGCGTTGACAGTAGTGGTGTAGTGAATATACCAAATCATGAAATAGGTATAAAAGAGATTGAGCGTGCTATGCAAATGGCCGATCATACAGCTGATATACCTCATGAATATGAAAAATTACATGTTCTTCCTTATAATTTTAAAGTAGATGGACAAGAACACATTGAAGATCCAATAGGCATGAATGGTAGTAGACTGGAAGTGCAAACACATATTGTTACAGTACAAAAATCATCTATTAGCAACCTAAGAAAAGCCGTAAATTTAGCAGGCGTTCAACTAGATAACATAGTCCTTTCAGGATATGCTTCTGCGATAGCAACATTAACAAAAGATGAGAAAGAGCTTGGTGCCGCACTTGTTGATATGGGTGGTGCTACTTGTAATCTTGTAGTGCATTCTGGAAATTCTATAAGATACAATGAATTTTTACCTGTTGGCTCAGCAAACATTACAAATGATCTTTCTATGGCTCTACATACACCACTTCCAAAGGCAGAAGATATAAAATTAGGTTATGGTGCTTTAATAAATAAGTCAGTTGATCTAATAGAGCTTCCGATCCTTGGAGATGAAACAAAAAGCCACGAAGTTTCACTAGACATAATATCAAATGTTATATATGCCAGAGCAGAAGAAACTCTTATGGTGCTTGCCAAGATGCTAGAAGATAGTGGCTATAAAGATAGCATTGGTGCCGGAATAATACTTACTGGCGGTATGACTAAGCTAGAAGGTATTAGAGATCTTGCATCCGCGATATTTGACAAAATGCCAGTTCGTATAGCAAAACCAAAAGAAATGGATGGATTATTTGAAATTTTAAGAGATCCAGCAAATTCTTGTGCTATAGGACTTTGTTTATATGGTGCTGGCAACTTTAGCCCATACGAGATTGATTCTGAGAAAAAAATGAGATACCAAGGGGAAATAGCCTCAAAACCGAAAGCAAATTTTAGGAATGTTTTTGTAGAAGAAGAAAATGTACAAAATTTTGGACAAGAAACGCAGGATCCAAATGAAAAAGAGGATAGTTTTTCTGATAAAGATTTTGAATTAGAGATAGCAAATAAATCAAAAAATAAAGAAGAGCTTGCCAATATTGCAGATATTAGCAAACAAGAAAAAAAGCCAAATGCTTTTGCAAAATTTTGGTATAGTATTACACAATTATTTTAA